A part of Salmo salar chromosome ssa18, Ssal_v3.1, whole genome shotgun sequence genomic DNA contains:
- the vkorc1 gene encoding vitamin K epoxide reductase complex subunit 1, producing the protein MASNSCSGVPKWERKTRLFLCIFGLFLSFYALHVEISRERDPEYRAMCDLGDSVSCSKVFTSRWGRGFGLVQFFFAKDSVLNQPNSLLGIIFYTLQLALGQSVSSRAAFLLVLASWVSMAGSLYLAGVLAFILGDFCVVCVSTYVVNFLLLFTNLKRRTGLEAVKKKTG; encoded by the exons ATGGCATCGAATAGTTGCAGTGGAGTTCCCAAATGGGAGAGAAAAACACGTTTGTTTCTTTGTATCTTCGGTTTGTTTTTGTCATTCTATGCTCTGCACGTTGAGATTTCGCGAGAGAGGGACCCTGAGTATCGGGCGATGTGCGACCTGGGAgattctgtgagctgctctaaaGTTTTCACCTCAAG ATGGGGACGTGGTTTTGGGCTTGTACAGTTCTTCTTTGCTAAAGACAGTGTACTGAATCAACCCAACAGTCTGTTGGGGATCATTTTCTACACATTGCAACTGGCTCTGG GTCAGTCTGTGTCCAGTAGGGCAGCGTTCCTCCTGGTCTTGGCCTCCTGGGTGTCCATGGCTGGATCGCTGTACCTAGCCGGAGTACTTGCCTTCATTCTGGGAGATTTCTGCGTGGTCTGCGTCTCAACCTATGTGGTTAACTTTTTGCTGCTCTTCACCAATCTGAAGAGGAGGACGGGACTAGAAGCAGTCAAGAAAAAGACTGGCTGA